A genomic segment from Ptychodera flava strain L36383 chromosome 8, AS_Pfla_20210202, whole genome shotgun sequence encodes:
- the LOC139138786 gene encoding acetylserotonin O-methyltransferase-like has protein sequence MERLLNSCVSLHLLSKSLDPDKNALYWNTEATSQYLTVGATTSLRGFIRHYKMTMYPLMANLDHAVREGKDQLVRTFDVTSSGLYEKIYEGEDRVETFIGGMHGLAPLASKAVVSAFDLSSFKTVCDFGGGSGNLAYEMSRTYPSMSVKVLELPPVVEVSNHFKPDDAGKLDVEFLAGDFFVDELPEADMYVFSMVFHNWHDDNISRLLQKVHSALKPGGAILIAESLYNDEKTGPVKTAQRCMLMLALCEGKERSAREYRLLLEKNGFSDFKARYTDGLHDVILAKAGESNKGKKGC, from the exons ATGGAAAGACTTCTAAATAGCTGTGTCAGCCTGCATCTCCTCAGTAAATCTCTCGACCCTGATAAAAATG CTTTGTATTGGAACACAGAAGCAACCTCGCAGTATCTCACCGTTGGCGCAACAACCTCATTGAGGGGATTTATCCGCCATTACAAAATGACTATGTATCCGTTGATGGCCAATCTCGACCACGCTGTGCGAGAAGGGAAAGATCAACTTGTGAGAACCTTTGATGTTACCAGCAGCGGGCTCTATGAGAAAATTTACGAGGGTGAAGACAGAGTGGAGACCTTCATCGGCGGTATGCATGGGTTAGCGCCACTGGCGTCCAAAGCTGTCGTATCAGCGTTTGACCTTTCTTCATTCAAAACCGTTTGTGACTTTGGAG GGGGAAGTGGTAACCTTGCCTACGAAATGAGCCGAACCTATCCGAGCATGTCGGTCAAAGTTCTGGAATTGCCACCGGTTGTCGAGGTATCCAACCATTTTAAACCCGATGATGCCGGAAAGCTGGACGTGGAGTTTCTGGCCGGTGACTTCTTCGTGGATGAGCTGCCCGAGGCAGATATGTATGTCTTCTCAATGGTCTTTCATAATTGGCATGATGACAATATCTCCCGGCTTCTTCAAAAAGTACATTCTGCATTGAAACCAG GTGGCGCTATTCTAATTGCTGAAAGTTTGTACAATGATGAGAAAACAGGTCCAGTAAAAACGGCACAGAGATGCATGTTGATGCTTGCGCTATGCGAAGGCAAGGAACGGTCGGCTAGAGAATACAGGCTGCTGCTGGAGAAAAATGGCTTCTCCGACTTCAAGGCCAGGTACACAGACGGTTTACACGATGTAATTTTAGCAAAGGCTGGAGAGAGCAATAAAGGGAAGAAAGGATGCTGA